A part of Corynebacterium lactis RW2-5 genomic DNA contains:
- a CDS encoding PhoX family protein has product MVRIGKNLLSSAFATSRSSLTCTYKCGNACAEDAPNEFSSNEYFGDVAQQAFSQRAYSRRAALKVTGAGALALGGSAVLAACSTDGSGAASGESSASSSNGSSAPASNGESPEGMRFQPVAPNKEDAVVVADGYEQKLLIRWGDPIHEGGPEFNFDKQTAENQKVQFGFNNDFAGLIKAADGTLLYVCSHEYTTEPMMFRGYDKEKATKEQVDIGLAAHGHTVLAVEEDEKGFLKPILSDKRNRRITGFTEFTVDGPAAGHELLKTKADPTGMKVEGTLNNCSGGVTPWGTFLSGEENVDQYFGNVGKLDDEELTKKLKRYSVKNKETSDRGWEKHYDRFDVSKEPNEPNRFFWLVEVDPSDPNSTPVKHTAVGRFKHEAGQIHVTDDGTVVCYSGDDERFEYIYKFVSSRKIKEGDTKHNMGILSEGTLYVGKFDGNSEDEIDGSGELPADGKFDGTIEWLPLMTAKADGNHESHVDGMSAEEVCVYSRLAGDKVGATRMDRPEDIEASPKTGKVYAALTNNKYRGKAGAKDDKGKERTDGAGRPLDKAIEVAPITENKNGLVLEMEDDHAGTKGKWNLLLVCGDPNEAYSYFGGFDKGSVSPISCPDNLVFDEYGNLWISTDGNALKSNDGLYAVAVEGERRGETKCFLTVPTAAETCGPMVESNRVMVNVQHPGEIETDQGHPTEEGLDPISKPTSHWPDGGDAQPRPAVVQVVRSGGGKIGA; this is encoded by the coding sequence GTGGTTCGCATCGGTAAGAATCTGCTGTCGAGTGCGTTTGCTACCTCGCGCAGCTCCCTGACCTGTACCTACAAGTGCGGCAATGCATGTGCCGAGGATGCTCCCAACGAGTTCTCCTCGAACGAGTACTTCGGTGATGTTGCTCAGCAGGCTTTCTCGCAGCGCGCATACTCTCGCCGTGCGGCGCTGAAGGTTACCGGCGCCGGTGCTCTGGCACTGGGCGGCAGCGCAGTTCTGGCGGCCTGCTCGACTGACGGTTCTGGCGCTGCTTCTGGCGAGTCCAGCGCCTCGAGTTCTAACGGCTCAAGCGCTCCTGCATCAAATGGCGAGTCCCCGGAGGGCATGCGCTTCCAGCCAGTCGCGCCGAATAAGGAAGATGCTGTTGTCGTTGCGGACGGCTACGAGCAGAAGCTCCTGATCCGCTGGGGAGACCCCATCCACGAGGGCGGTCCGGAGTTCAACTTCGACAAGCAGACCGCCGAAAACCAGAAGGTTCAATTCGGCTTCAACAATGACTTCGCAGGCCTGATCAAGGCCGCAGACGGCACTCTCCTCTACGTCTGCTCCCACGAGTACACCACGGAGCCGATGATGTTCCGCGGCTATGACAAGGAGAAGGCCACCAAGGAGCAGGTGGATATCGGACTGGCTGCCCACGGCCACACCGTCCTCGCAGTCGAGGAGGATGAAAAGGGCTTCCTGAAACCAATCCTGTCCGACAAGCGCAACCGCCGCATCACCGGCTTCACCGAGTTCACCGTGGACGGCCCGGCAGCCGGCCACGAACTGCTGAAGACCAAGGCCGACCCGACCGGCATGAAGGTTGAGGGCACCCTGAACAACTGCTCCGGTGGCGTCACCCCGTGGGGAACCTTCCTGTCGGGGGAGGAAAATGTTGACCAGTACTTTGGCAACGTCGGCAAGCTCGACGACGAGGAGCTTACGAAGAAGCTAAAGCGCTACTCGGTGAAGAACAAGGAAACCTCCGACCGCGGCTGGGAGAAACACTACGACCGCTTCGACGTGTCGAAGGAGCCGAACGAGCCGAACCGCTTCTTCTGGCTGGTCGAGGTCGATCCCTCCGACCCGAACTCCACGCCGGTTAAGCACACCGCCGTCGGCCGTTTCAAGCACGAAGCCGGCCAGATTCACGTCACGGATGACGGCACGGTCGTCTGCTACTCGGGCGATGATGAGCGCTTCGAGTACATCTACAAGTTTGTTTCCTCCCGCAAGATCAAGGAGGGCGACACCAAGCACAACATGGGGATTCTCTCGGAGGGCACGCTCTACGTCGGCAAGTTCGACGGAAACTCGGAAGACGAGATCGACGGCTCCGGCGAGCTGCCGGCCGACGGTAAGTTCGACGGCACCATCGAGTGGCTGCCGCTGATGACCGCGAAGGCCGACGGCAACCACGAGTCGCATGTTGATGGAATGAGCGCCGAAGAGGTCTGCGTCTACTCCCGCCTGGCCGGCGACAAGGTCGGGGCTACCCGCATGGACCGCCCGGAGGATATCGAGGCATCTCCCAAGACCGGCAAGGTCTACGCTGCGCTGACCAACAACAAATACCGCGGCAAGGCTGGCGCGAAGGATGACAAGGGCAAGGAGCGCACCGACGGTGCTGGCCGCCCGCTGGACAAGGCCATCGAGGTCGCCCCGATCACCGAGAACAAGAACGGCCTGGTCCTGGAGATGGAAGACGACCACGCCGGAACTAAGGGCAAGTGGAACCTGCTGCTCGTCTGCGGCGACCCGAACGAGGCCTACTCCTACTTCGGTGGCTTCGACAAGGGTTCCGTCTCTCCGATTTCCTGCCCGGACAACCTGGTATTCGACGAGTACGGAAACCTCTGGATTTCCACCGACGGCAACGCCCTGAAGTCCAACGATGGCCTCTACGCAGTGGCCGTGGAGGGCGAGCGTCGCGGTGAGACCAAGTGCTTCCTGACCGTCCCGACCGCCGCCGAGACCTGCGGTCCGATGGTCGAGTCCAACCGCGTCATGGTCAACGTCCAGCACCCGGGCGAGATTGAGACCGACCAGGGCCACCCGACCGAGGAGGGCCTGGACCCGATTTCCAAGCCGACCTCGCACTGGCCGGACGGCGGCGATGCTCAGCCGCGCCCCGCGGTTGTACAGGTCGTCCGCTCCGGCGGCGGCAAGATTGGTGCATAG
- the panD gene encoding aspartate 1-decarboxylase: protein MFRTMLKSKIHRATVTQADLHYVGSCTIDEDLMEAANLLEGEAVDIVDINNGNRLTTYCITGERGSGIISINGAAARLISPGDLVIIIGYGMMDDAEARTYQPDVIFVDENNKMLEAGHDPADVPEGSDLKDPRHPEQ, encoded by the coding sequence ATGTTCCGCACAATGCTGAAGTCGAAGATTCACCGCGCAACGGTGACGCAGGCGGACCTTCACTACGTCGGTTCGTGCACCATCGACGAAGATCTGATGGAGGCCGCGAACCTTCTTGAGGGGGAGGCCGTCGACATTGTCGACATCAACAACGGCAACCGTTTGACCACCTACTGCATCACCGGCGAGCGGGGTTCCGGCATCATCTCAATCAACGGTGCGGCAGCGCGCCTGATTTCTCCCGGCGATCTTGTGATCATCATTGGTTACGGGATGATGGACGATGCCGAGGCACGTACCTATCAGCCGGATGTCATCTTCGTCGACGAGAACAACAAGATGCTGGAGGCCGGCCACGACCCGGCCGATGTGCCCGAAGGCTCCGATCTGAAGGACCCTCGCCACCCGGAGCAGTGA
- a CDS encoding Rossmann-like and DUF2520 domain-containing protein has product MTQSHHPHRTTAPRLSVGIISAGRVGTALGEALLRCGHRVTHVVARSDESSTRARLRLADARLATVAETAAACELIFIAVPDRSVAEVASEVALHVGPGKIVVHTAGSMGRAVLDEVALTGALTIAAHPAMTFAGLSDDADRLSGCPWGVTVGDELARTVAELLIGELGGRPVFIDERHRGLYHAAMAHGSNGLGAVVADAVEMLAQTIGASDASTPDFTDAERRRQAAALLTPLLEASLENALKWGARGLTGPVTRDDVETVVKHEAEIGRAHPGASEAYRSLAARIAHMRGASGVLRHLKGWE; this is encoded by the coding sequence ATGACGCAAAGCCACCATCCCCATCGCACAACAGCGCCAAGGTTGTCGGTGGGGATTATTTCTGCCGGAAGAGTCGGAACCGCCCTCGGCGAGGCCCTATTGCGCTGCGGCCACCGCGTGACCCACGTTGTGGCGCGCTCCGACGAGTCCTCCACCAGGGCTCGTCTCCGGCTTGCCGACGCCCGCCTGGCCACCGTGGCAGAGACGGCCGCCGCTTGCGAGCTCATCTTTATCGCGGTGCCAGATAGGTCGGTCGCCGAAGTCGCCTCCGAGGTGGCTTTGCACGTCGGACCTGGAAAGATTGTTGTGCACACTGCGGGCTCCATGGGACGTGCAGTGCTGGATGAGGTCGCGCTGACCGGCGCCCTGACTATCGCAGCGCACCCGGCGATGACTTTCGCCGGGCTTTCGGACGATGCCGACCGCCTGTCCGGCTGCCCCTGGGGAGTGACGGTCGGCGACGAATTGGCCCGCACCGTCGCGGAGCTGCTGATCGGCGAGCTGGGTGGCCGTCCGGTGTTCATCGACGAGCGTCACAGGGGCCTGTATCACGCAGCGATGGCTCACGGCTCCAATGGGCTCGGAGCCGTGGTGGCCGACGCGGTGGAGATGCTAGCGCAGACAATCGGTGCCAGCGACGCTTCAACCCCCGATTTCACGGATGCTGAACGCCGCAGGCAGGCAGCCGCTCTGCTCACCCCGCTGCTGGAGGCTTCCTTGGAAAACGCCCTGAAGTGGGGCGCCCGCGGGCTCACGGGCCCGGTGACGCGCGATGACGTGGAGACCGTCGTAAAGCACGAGGCGGAGATTGGCAGGGCGCATCCGGGCGCGAGCGAGGCCTACCGTTCGCTGGCAGCGCGAATCGCGCATATGAGGGGTGCCAGCGGAGTGCTGAGGCATCTCAAGGGGTGGGAGTAA
- a CDS encoding DUF6779 domain-containing protein, with protein MTDFPNAGNDPKQSENAPFDDSPEAIANGRGSAEELAEPTVSGPDAQPVSENPGNPESKETMTEKTAVILMIALLVLAVLASVVMLFATSTGWMKIAVLFALWSAVIGAVLVTRYRKTIAADRDRLETIEQLHQVELDRELATHREQELILEQNYLDSLEGNNDESIAALRAEIFALREQLAQFMGEEFDDEQVALRARAERLRELDAPQQSSPMKDPVGNDRPEPRATAHRAEMTANGAVGVHTQHGVQGSPVEEAEDTNIQSEFKPSGSPVDVSEVAAEAKESNKDDAKGGAKEPEDKKFSTDTFRAIHWQETPGGQEDADWSSKEAEDPTRQLQAITDDEVDSEESSRHGRRRAEDHKNGLTVAELIAQMRKK; from the coding sequence ATGACTGACTTTCCAAACGCCGGCAACGACCCGAAGCAGTCGGAAAATGCCCCTTTTGATGACTCCCCCGAGGCAATCGCTAATGGCCGGGGCTCCGCCGAAGAATTAGCAGAGCCCACGGTTTCCGGCCCGGATGCGCAACCCGTGTCGGAAAACCCCGGGAACCCGGAGAGCAAGGAGACAATGACCGAGAAGACAGCGGTCATCCTGATGATTGCGCTGCTCGTTCTCGCGGTCCTGGCTAGCGTGGTCATGCTCTTCGCAACTTCTACGGGCTGGATGAAGATTGCGGTGCTCTTCGCGCTGTGGTCCGCAGTCATCGGCGCTGTGTTGGTGACCCGGTACCGCAAAACTATTGCCGCGGATCGCGACCGTCTGGAGACCATCGAGCAGCTCCACCAGGTTGAGCTCGACCGCGAGCTGGCCACTCACCGCGAGCAGGAGCTGATTCTGGAGCAGAATTACCTCGACTCGCTCGAGGGCAATAACGACGAGTCGATTGCCGCGCTGCGCGCTGAGATTTTCGCGCTGCGCGAGCAGCTGGCCCAGTTCATGGGCGAGGAGTTCGACGATGAGCAGGTTGCCCTGCGCGCCCGCGCCGAACGCCTGCGCGAGCTGGACGCTCCGCAGCAGTCCTCTCCGATGAAGGATCCGGTTGGCAACGATCGTCCCGAGCCCCGCGCCACCGCACATCGCGCCGAGATGACCGCCAATGGCGCGGTCGGCGTGCATACCCAGCACGGCGTCCAGGGCTCCCCGGTCGAGGAGGCAGAGGACACCAACATCCAGTCCGAGTTCAAGCCCTCCGGTTCCCCGGTTGACGTCTCTGAGGTCGCAGCCGAGGCTAAGGAAAGCAACAAGGACGATGCCAAGGGCGGCGCTAAGGAACCGGAGGACAAGAAGTTCTCCACGGATACCTTCCGGGCAATTCACTGGCAGGAAACCCCGGGCGGCCAGGAAGACGCCGACTGGTCCAGCAAGGAGGCCGAGGATCCGACTCGTCAGCTCCAGGCCATCACTGACGATGAGGTCGATTCCGAAGAGTCCTCTCGCCACGGCCGCCGCCGCGCGGAGGATCACAAAAATGGTCTGACCGTCGCCGAGCTGATAGCCCAGATGCGCAAGAAGTAA
- a CDS encoding DUF3180 domain-containing protein, which produces MKPTSPLTLLAVAVLLAGCSWIILDRFFADLGPRSWWDLGFPWVLTAVCVAAGRWIKKVLDDGRVGQDRSQVQPLTLSRWCVVGSSAAWLGAILAGLYLGGVAWAVPQWPDLAAAQSDGPIMIVGCVSGVLLSAAGLWLEKVCQLPSDGENSPPPTGDMGPSSVGWSYD; this is translated from the coding sequence ATGAAACCGACATCCCCGTTGACGTTGTTGGCAGTGGCGGTGTTACTTGCTGGCTGCTCGTGGATTATTCTCGACCGCTTTTTCGCGGATTTGGGCCCGCGAAGCTGGTGGGATCTCGGTTTCCCGTGGGTTCTCACCGCGGTGTGTGTTGCTGCTGGGCGCTGGATTAAGAAGGTGCTTGACGACGGCCGTGTCGGCCAGGATCGCAGTCAGGTGCAGCCGCTGACGCTATCTCGTTGGTGTGTGGTGGGCTCGTCGGCTGCATGGCTCGGGGCGATTCTCGCCGGTCTTTACCTCGGCGGTGTCGCGTGGGCGGTGCCGCAGTGGCCAGATCTCGCCGCAGCCCAGTCGGATGGTCCAATCATGATTGTGGGGTGCGTGTCGGGCGTGCTGCTGTCCGCAGCCGGGCTGTGGTTGGAAAAAGTGTGCCAATTGCCCTCTGATGGCGAAAATTCTCCTCCACCTACCGGGGATATGGGGCCTTCATCGGTAGGGTGGAGTTATGACTGA
- the folK gene encoding 2-amino-4-hydroxy-6-hydroxymethyldihydropteridine diphosphokinase, with product MIRAVLSIGANLGQARQRLAEVFEYFGSETVAASRIFTTAPWGGVEQGDFLNAILIVETSRTPMQLLEAGWELENAAGRTREVKWGPRTLDVDIVQVIDLDSGREVIADDETLTLPHPWAAQRAFVLVPWLDADPDATLKGVRVRDLVGKLDPGEVAEVRAEGTASIGSTGSSGSAG from the coding sequence ATGATTCGGGCGGTGCTGTCGATTGGGGCTAATCTCGGGCAGGCGCGGCAGCGTCTCGCCGAGGTATTCGAATATTTCGGCTCCGAGACCGTCGCCGCGTCCCGGATCTTTACGACTGCCCCGTGGGGAGGCGTTGAGCAGGGAGATTTTCTCAACGCGATTCTGATTGTGGAAACTTCGCGTACGCCGATGCAGTTGCTCGAAGCCGGCTGGGAGTTGGAAAATGCCGCCGGGCGTACCCGCGAGGTCAAGTGGGGGCCGCGCACGCTGGATGTCGACATCGTCCAGGTCATTGACCTAGATAGCGGGCGGGAAGTCATCGCGGACGACGAAACCCTGACGCTGCCGCACCCGTGGGCGGCCCAGCGTGCCTTTGTTCTCGTACCCTGGTTGGATGCCGATCCGGACGCTACTTTGAAGGGTGTGCGGGTGCGAGATCTCGTCGGCAAGCTAGACCCGGGCGAGGTCGCGGAGGTGCGCGCCGAGGGCACGGCGAGCATCGGAAGCACTGGGAGCTCCGGGAGCGCCGGGTAG
- the folB gene encoding dihydroneopterin aldolase, giving the protein MADRIELKGLKARGFHGCFDHERRDGQDFSCDVTLWLDFRQAARTDDLDNTVDYGAVAQRAHAIMTGEPRNLIETVATDIAEALLADDDARADRGLAPLLHAVEVTIHKPHAPIPLDFEDAAVTARRSRKGRAS; this is encoded by the coding sequence ATGGCAGATCGCATTGAACTGAAAGGGCTCAAGGCCCGCGGCTTCCACGGCTGTTTCGACCACGAGCGCCGCGACGGGCAGGACTTCTCCTGCGATGTCACCCTCTGGCTGGATTTCCGGCAGGCCGCTCGCACCGATGACCTCGACAACACCGTCGACTATGGAGCCGTTGCCCAGCGCGCCCACGCGATTATGACCGGCGAGCCGCGAAACCTCATCGAGACGGTCGCCACCGACATCGCCGAGGCTCTTCTCGCCGACGACGACGCCCGCGCCGACCGCGGCCTTGCCCCGCTTCTGCACGCCGTCGAGGTCACGATTCACAAGCCGCATGCGCCGATTCCCCTCGACTTCGAGGACGCCGCTGTGACCGCGCGCCGCTCCCGAAAGGGCAGGGCTTCATGA
- the folP gene encoding dihydropteroate synthase: MGIVNVTEDSFSDGGMYNTFDAAVSHAHELLAQGADIIDVGGESTRPGAHRVGEVEEIGRVEPVVRELAAEGHLVSVDTMRASVAEAAIEAGAALINDVSGGLADPNMLRVCAAGDIPVCLMHWKTDRFGSASGRSSTHPAGILADVTEHLSRLADDALAAGVLEENIILDPGLGFAKNADDNWALLHGLPEIIDLGFPVLVGASRKRFVASLDGHARKPQDADAATAAISTLSAAAGAWAVRVHNVPFSLDAVRVVSAWTAGRALGGATASGDYPEGGGNQAATSSESTTESTTEGA; the protein is encoded by the coding sequence ATGGGCATCGTCAATGTGACGGAGGACAGCTTCTCCGACGGCGGGATGTACAACACCTTCGACGCGGCGGTTTCCCATGCGCACGAGCTGCTCGCGCAGGGCGCTGACATCATCGATGTGGGAGGCGAGTCGACCCGCCCGGGCGCGCATCGCGTCGGCGAGGTCGAGGAGATTGGCCGGGTGGAACCGGTCGTTCGCGAGCTGGCCGCCGAGGGGCACCTGGTCAGTGTCGACACCATGCGCGCCTCCGTCGCCGAGGCCGCAATCGAGGCTGGCGCTGCGCTCATCAACGACGTCTCCGGAGGGTTGGCCGACCCCAACATGCTCCGCGTATGTGCCGCCGGTGACATCCCCGTCTGCCTGATGCACTGGAAGACTGACCGCTTCGGTTCCGCCTCCGGCCGCTCCTCCACCCACCCCGCCGGGATCCTCGCCGATGTCACCGAGCACCTCTCGAGGCTTGCCGACGACGCCCTGGCCGCCGGCGTGCTGGAGGAAAACATCATCCTCGATCCAGGGCTGGGCTTCGCCAAGAACGCCGACGACAACTGGGCCCTCCTCCACGGTCTGCCGGAGATCATCGACCTTGGATTCCCCGTGCTGGTCGGTGCCTCCCGCAAGCGGTTTGTGGCCTCGCTGGATGGGCACGCCCGCAAACCCCAGGACGCGGACGCGGCAACCGCCGCGATTTCCACGCTGTCGGCGGCCGCGGGGGCGTGGGCAGTCCGCGTTCACAATGTCCCCTTCAGCCTCGACGCGGTGCGGGTCGTCTCGGCGTGGACAGCAGGTCGTGCGCTTGGCGGGGCTACGGCCTCGGGGGATTACCCGGAAGGCGGGGGAAACCAGGCCGCTACCAGCAGCGAAAGCACGACCGAAAGCACAACCGAAGGAGCCTGA
- the folE gene encoding GTP cyclohydrolase I FolE — MEENFDQARAEAAVRELLLAVGEDPDREGLLETPARVARAYREIFAGLYTDPSEVLAKTFSEDHQELVLVKDIPIYSTCEHHLVPFFGVAHIGYIPGKDGKVTGLSKLARLVDLYAKRPQVQERLTSQVADAIVEKLDPASAIVVIECEHLCMAMRGIRKPGATTVTSAVRGGFKSDARSRAEAMALIRKN, encoded by the coding sequence ATGGAGGAAAACTTCGATCAGGCACGGGCCGAGGCAGCGGTCCGCGAGTTGCTGCTGGCCGTGGGCGAGGACCCCGACCGCGAGGGGCTGCTGGAGACCCCGGCGCGCGTGGCGCGGGCGTACCGCGAGATTTTTGCGGGCCTGTACACGGACCCATCCGAGGTGTTGGCCAAGACCTTTAGTGAGGACCATCAGGAGCTCGTCCTGGTCAAGGACATCCCGATTTACTCCACGTGCGAGCATCACCTGGTTCCATTTTTTGGGGTAGCACATATCGGCTATATCCCAGGCAAGGACGGCAAAGTCACGGGTCTTTCCAAGCTGGCCCGGCTCGTCGATCTCTACGCCAAGCGCCCACAGGTTCAGGAGCGGCTGACCAGCCAGGTCGCGGACGCGATTGTGGAGAAGCTCGACCCGGCATCGGCCATCGTGGTTATCGAATGCGAACACCTGTGTATGGCAATGCGCGGCATCCGCAAGCCGGGCGCTACCACGGTGACCTCCGCCGTCCGGGGTGGCTTCAAGTCAGACGCGCGTTCCCGCGCCGAGGCGATGGCGCTAATCCGGAAAAACTAG
- the ftsH gene encoding ATP-dependent zinc metalloprotease FtsH translates to MDKKKVFRFAAIAGIILIILFAVTRLTDDSRSFREVDTSVALTQLDKGNVAEAQIDDREQRLRLTLKKGVEVKGTKDVTKVMAKYPARATDQVFDKVTAAKDIAKFNTKVNQESFLMSTLSFLLPMVIFFFVIMFFFSRMQGGKNGMFGFGGNRAKLLNKETPTNTFADVAGADEAVQELDEIRDFLQHPARYEELGAKIPRGVLLYGPPGTGKTLLARAVAGEAGVPFYTISGSDFVEMFVGVGASRVRDLFNQAKDNSPCIIFIDEIDAVGRQRGAGMGGGHDEREQTLNQLLVEMDGFGDRQGIIIMAATNRPDILDPALLRPGRFDRQIPVGAPDLKGREAILKVHARNKPLGPDADLESLAKRTAGMSGADLQNVLNEAALLTARVNGNIITADALEEAVDRVIGGPRRTSKVISEQEKKVTAYHEGGHTLAAWALKDIERVYKVTILARGRTGGHAMTVPEDDKGMYNLPELFARLVFAMGGRAAEELVFGLPTTGASADIEQATKIARAMVTEYGMAPALGPVKYGEEQGDPFVGRGGSGSLDYSPQVAALIDEQVRGLINKAHDEAYAILKENRDTLDVLAEKLLEKETLRRADLEVIFTDVVQRERLNFFDTDSKHPADGREPVKTPVELAIERGEEPPKRTNIFAPVRREKPATELASDGSGKADGNSAAAPPATGGSAQQPLGQGQDRPNVPVYGGTPPPAGWTAPGWPPKETRQDKSQSSQAPQSPDAPAAPPHPGAANYPVSGGPASIPAPPAMPGSERGTRGRHAKQDEESSASDATPTTVIPATGSQPRELRGFRLPDNEQPDHENHQNHAKNDDARGGDQGAADKNQES, encoded by the coding sequence ATGGACAAGAAAAAGGTGTTCCGGTTTGCCGCGATTGCCGGCATTATCCTGATCATTCTGTTTGCTGTTACGCGGCTGACGGATGATTCGCGGTCCTTCCGGGAGGTGGATACCTCGGTAGCCCTGACCCAGCTGGATAAGGGCAATGTTGCGGAGGCCCAGATTGATGACCGCGAGCAACGCCTGCGCTTAACCCTGAAGAAGGGCGTAGAGGTTAAGGGAACGAAGGATGTCACCAAGGTGATGGCCAAGTACCCGGCCCGCGCTACGGACCAGGTGTTCGACAAGGTCACCGCCGCTAAGGACATCGCGAAGTTCAACACGAAGGTCAACCAGGAATCCTTCCTGATGTCGACCTTGAGCTTCCTGCTGCCGATGGTGATTTTCTTCTTCGTCATCATGTTCTTCTTCAGCCGCATGCAGGGTGGCAAGAACGGCATGTTTGGGTTCGGTGGTAACCGCGCGAAGCTGCTGAATAAGGAAACTCCGACCAATACCTTCGCAGACGTCGCCGGTGCCGACGAGGCTGTTCAGGAGCTCGACGAGATCCGAGACTTCCTGCAGCACCCGGCCCGCTACGAGGAGCTGGGCGCGAAGATCCCGCGCGGCGTGCTGCTCTACGGCCCGCCCGGTACCGGTAAGACCCTGCTCGCCCGCGCAGTCGCGGGTGAGGCCGGCGTGCCCTTCTACACCATCTCCGGTTCCGACTTCGTCGAGATGTTCGTCGGTGTCGGTGCGTCCCGCGTCCGCGATCTGTTCAACCAGGCCAAGGACAACAGCCCCTGCATCATCTTCATCGACGAGATCGACGCTGTTGGCCGCCAGCGCGGCGCCGGCATGGGCGGAGGTCACGACGAGCGCGAGCAGACCCTGAACCAGCTCCTGGTGGAGATGGACGGCTTCGGCGACCGTCAGGGAATTATCATCATGGCGGCCACGAACCGCCCGGATATCCTGGACCCGGCTCTGCTGCGCCCGGGCCGCTTCGACCGCCAGATTCCGGTCGGCGCGCCGGACCTGAAGGGCCGCGAGGCGATTTTGAAGGTCCATGCCCGCAACAAGCCGCTGGGGCCGGACGCGGATCTGGAATCCCTGGCCAAGCGCACCGCGGGCATGTCCGGTGCTGACCTGCAGAATGTTCTGAACGAGGCCGCGCTGCTCACCGCCCGCGTCAACGGCAACATCATTACTGCCGACGCGCTGGAGGAAGCAGTCGATCGTGTTATTGGCGGCCCGCGTCGCACCTCGAAGGTCATCTCCGAGCAGGAGAAGAAGGTCACCGCCTACCACGAGGGCGGTCATACCCTCGCGGCCTGGGCGCTGAAGGACATCGAGCGAGTCTACAAGGTCACCATCCTGGCTCGCGGCCGCACCGGCGGCCACGCCATGACCGTGCCGGAGGATGACAAGGGCATGTACAACCTGCCTGAGCTCTTCGCCCGCCTGGTCTTCGCGATGGGCGGCCGTGCCGCCGAAGAGCTCGTCTTCGGCCTTCCGACGACCGGAGCGTCTGCGGATATCGAACAGGCGACCAAGATTGCCCGCGCGATGGTCACCGAGTACGGCATGGCGCCGGCACTCGGTCCGGTCAAGTACGGCGAAGAACAGGGCGACCCCTTCGTCGGGCGCGGCGGCAGCGGCTCGTTGGACTACTCGCCGCAGGTTGCGGCTCTGATTGATGAGCAGGTCCGCGGGCTGATCAACAAGGCCCACGACGAGGCCTACGCGATTCTGAAGGAAAACCGCGACACCCTGGATGTCCTGGCGGAGAAGCTTCTGGAGAAGGAGACACTGCGCCGCGCAGACCTCGAGGTCATCTTCACCGATGTGGTCCAGCGCGAACGCTTGAACTTCTTCGACACCGACTCCAAGCACCCGGCCGACGGTCGCGAGCCGGTCAAAACTCCGGTGGAGCTAGCCATCGAACGCGGCGAAGAGCCCCCGAAGCGCACCAACATCTTCGCTCCGGTGCGTCGCGAAAAGCCAGCCACTGAACTGGCCTCGGATGGCAGCGGCAAGGCCGACGGAAACTCAGCAGCTGCACCTCCGGCAACCGGCGGAAGTGCTCAGCAGCCGCTGGGCCAGGGGCAGGACCGCCCGAACGTTCCGGTCTACGGCGGCACGCCGCCGCCTGCAGGTTGGACGGCACCGGGCTGGCCTCCGAAGGAGACGCGGCAGGACAAGTCGCAGTCTTCGCAAGCCCCGCAGTCTCCGGATGCCCCGGCTGCCCCGCCGCATCCGGGTGCCGCTAACTACCCGGTAAGCGGCGGCCCTGCGAGCATTCCTGCGCCGCCGGCGATGCCGGGGTCGGAACGTGGCACCCGCGGCAGGCACGCCAAGCAGGACGAGGAATCGTCGGCAAGCGATGCGACTCCGACCACGGTGATCCCCGCGACGGGGAGCCAGCCCCGCGAGCTGCGTGGCTTCCGACTGCCAGACAATGAGCAGCCGGACCACGAAAATCACCAAAATCACGCTAAGAACGATGACGCGCGTGGCGGAGACCAGGGCGCTGCGGACAAGAATCAGGAGTCGTAA